In Actinomycetota bacterium, the DNA window CGGCTCCGCTGTGGACCGCGGCTCGAAGAGCATCAGGACCACCAGCTGGTGCCAACAGTTCAGGCAGGTCCCTTGTGGGTATGTTCATTCTGTATCCATTCGGTAACATAGTGGACGATAATCACGAATCGCTGGGGAAATCTGGCAAAGTATAAGTCAAACTATCAGTAGGAGATGAAACCCCGGATATGTCAAGTCGCAGAAAGCGAATAAGGCGTACGAGCAAGAAGGGCCTTGGTAAGGCGGCAACCATCTTGTCGATTACCGCTGTGCTGCTGGTGGTCTTCGCCGTCGGCGGTGCCGGGGGCGCCTACGGCCTGGTGACCTCGTGGCTACAAGACCTTCCTGACTACGAGGATCCCCGCGCTTTTGAGGTCGCACAGGCCACAAGGATATATTCGGCGGATGGCGTCCTGCTAGCCCGACTCTTCTTGGAGAATCGAACCGTTGTCCCTAAGTCAGAGATCTCCACATACCTGGTGGAGGCCACTGTGGCTGTCGAGGACGAACGATTCTTCGAGCACCCCGGAGTCGATCCGCAAGGTATATTGCGGGCATTCATCAACAGCTTCATCAAAGGCCGCGGCCTTGAGGGTGCGTCAACGCTGACTCAACAGTACATCCGCAACACCATTCTCGTCGATGAACGCACGGACATCACCTTCCGCCGTAAGGTCCGCGAGGCCTATCTCGCTCTTGAGCTCGAAAAGCGGAAGTCCAAAGAGCAGATCCTGGAGCTCTACCTGAATGCGGTCTACTACGGAGAGGGCGCTTACGGCGCGCAAGCCGCTGCGAGAGTCTACTTCTCGAAGGACGCTGCTGACCTGACGCTGGCTGAAGCTGCCTTGCTTGCTGGACTCCCTCAGCGCCCGGGCAGACTCTCGCCGTACGACAACCCCGATGGAGCTTTGGAGCGCAGGGCCCACGTCCTGGAGCGAATGTACGTCAACGACTACATCACTCGCGAAGAGTATGAATCTGCGATGGCCGAACCGCTCAACCTCAAGCGTGCCGATGAGCCTCTGCACGGCATCTACTCAGCACACTACTTCGTGGCTCACGTCCGCAGGCTGTTGCAAGATGACTTCGACCAGTCCCTGGTCTTCCAGGGAGGACTCACTGTCCACACCACCCTTGACACCCGCCTGCAGGGCTACGCCGAGAATGCGGTCTTCTCGGCATTGGGACAACCAGGCGATCCGGATGCTGCGCTGGTCTCGGTGGATCCGCGCAACGGCCACATCAGGGCGATGGTTGGCGGGCGAGATTACGCAACCAACAAATTCAACCTAGCAACCCAAGGCAGTCGCCAGCCTGGGTCGGCATTTAAGACGTTCGTGCTGGTAGCCGCGATGGAAGATGGCATGCCCCCCCATCGACTGATGGACTCTTCATCGCCAGCTGTCATCAGGACCACTCCCCCCTGGGAGGTCTCCAACTCCGAAGGGCGCGGCAGGGGTCTTATCTCCATCGACCGGGCTACGGCCATCTCGGTCAATACGGTTTTCGCCCGCTTGATCTGGGACTTGAATGAGCGCGGTGGAAAAACGGGGGCCCAGAAGGTAGCGGACGTCTCTCAGCGGATGGGAATCACCACCAACGTGCCTGCTCTCCCCTCCATCGCTCTAGGGAGTCAGAATGTCACTCCACTGGAAATGGCCGCTGCATACGGAACCCTTGCAACCAACGGCCTTGCGTTCCCTCCAATCGCCATCACCAAGGTTGAGGCCGCCGATGGGGCGGTGGTCTACGAAGCCGAGCCCGAGAGCACCAAGGCTATCGAGCCGGAGATCGCCTATGCAGCCACTACGGTGCTGGAGGGCGTCATATCCCGCGGAACCGCGAGTCGCGCTCGGATTGGCCGCCCGGCTGCTGGCAAGACTGGCACCTCCCAGAACAACCGCGATGCATGGTTCGCTGGCTACACACCACAGCTGTCCACTGCCGTGTGGGTAGGCCACTACGAGACAGAACTTCCGATGAATAACGTCAGGGGCCGTCGAGGTTTTGGTGGCACGCTCGCGGCTCCGATTTGGGCAGACTTCATGCGTGCCGCACATCAAGGCCTTCCGGTCATGAAC includes these proteins:
- a CDS encoding PBP1A family penicillin-binding protein, encoding MSSRRKRIRRTSKKGLGKAATILSITAVLLVVFAVGGAGGAYGLVTSWLQDLPDYEDPRAFEVAQATRIYSADGVLLARLFLENRTVVPKSEISTYLVEATVAVEDERFFEHPGVDPQGILRAFINSFIKGRGLEGASTLTQQYIRNTILVDERTDITFRRKVREAYLALELEKRKSKEQILELYLNAVYYGEGAYGAQAAARVYFSKDAADLTLAEAALLAGLPQRPGRLSPYDNPDGALERRAHVLERMYVNDYITREEYESAMAEPLNLKRADEPLHGIYSAHYFVAHVRRLLQDDFDQSLVFQGGLTVHTTLDTRLQGYAENAVFSALGQPGDPDAALVSVDPRNGHIRAMVGGRDYATNKFNLATQGSRQPGSAFKTFVLVAAMEDGMPPHRLMDSSSPAVIRTTPPWEVSNSEGRGRGLISIDRATAISVNTVFARLIWDLNERGGKTGAQKVADVSQRMGITTNVPALPSIALGSQNVTPLEMAAAYGTLATNGLAFPPIAITKVEAADGAVVYEAEPESTKAIEPEIAYAATTVLEGVISRGTASRARIGRPAAGKTGTSQNNRDAWFAGYTPQLSTAVWVGHYETELPMNNVRGRRGFGGTLAAPIWADFMRAAHQGLPVMNFDSQPRPDYIWKPEWDSRISVPALAGMNRAQITDAMEEAGLRAAFTEAFNATVPAGQIVSQRPEGGARVRDNTVVNIVISRGPAPRAPTPAPTPPVTQPTPTPPTPPTPPAPPEPPSAPTTPTP